One window of the Candidozyma auris chromosome 6, complete sequence genome contains the following:
- a CDS encoding mitochondrial 37S ribosomal protein uS15m gives MFRSAVRFLGISAPRLQEAPKLQPYLAAKQFVPEDAGRSKRRALRRREFRLKRQIIRDVNNLKKQRIKFAPFNVDPVLGAKDVPFITRLHKELKEPTNLAQGFKRDEVEKLLYGAQKAAVDSNLAGDIFPESVATREEKKRNAVLTILNLRNTNAQDKKKMAVDFARREFQRFDGDCGSPEVQAAVMTAKIHLSFSHLQKNKKDFQHTESIRHLVNQRQRILKYLKRVDPERYYHTLAKLGLTDDVITREFSMGYQYFEDYKVWGDKELVKKSEKMKQKQAKLADLEKRVADYNKLARKNYEILYGQASSTSSSSS, from the coding sequence ATGTTCCGTTCTGCGGTCCGTTTCCTCGGGATCCTGGCCCCAAGGCTACAAGAAGCGCCCAAGCTTCAGCCGTACTTGGCTGCCAAACAGTTTGTGCCTGAAGATGCCGGGAGgtccaaaagaagagccttgagaagaagagagttTCGTTTGAAAAGACAGATCATCAGAGAcgtcaacaacttgaaaaaacaaagaatcAAGTTTGCTCCCTTCAACGTGGACCCTGTGCTTGGAGCTAAAGATGTGCCATTCATCACAAGATTGCATAAAGAGCTTAAGGAACCAACCAACTTGGCTCAGGGTTTCAAGAGAGACGAAGTGGAGAAATTGCTTTATGGAGCCCAGAAAGCTGCTGTGGACTCGAACTTGGCAGGTGACATATTTCCTGAGTCTGTGGCCACCagggaagagaagaagagaaatgCAGTGTTGACGATATTGAACTTGAGAAACACCAATGCgcaagacaagaagaagatggcgGTTGATTTTGCCCGTCGTGAGTTCCAGAGATTTGATGGCGACTGTGGCTCCCCTGAAGTGCAAGCAGCAGTGATGACCGCAAAGATTCATCTTTCATTCTcgcatcttcaaaaaaacaagaaggacTTCCAACACACTGAGTCAATTCGTCACCTTGTCAACCAGAGACAGAGAATACTaaagtacttgaagagagtGGACCCCGAAAGATACTACCACACCCTTGCCAAATTGGGCTTGACTGACGACGTAATCACAAGAGAGTTCAGTATGGGATACCAGTACTTTGAGGACTATAAAGTGTGGGGCGACAaagagttggtgaagaagtcggagaagatgaagcagaaACAAGCCAAGCTTGCagacttggagaagagagtGGCTGACTACAACAAGTTGGCGAGAAAGAACTACGAGATTCTTTACGGGCAggcatcatcaacatcatcatcatcatcgtaA